In Flammeovirgaceae bacterium 311, one DNA window encodes the following:
- a CDS encoding methylglutaconyl-CoA hydratase (COG1024 Enoyl-CoA hydratase/carnithine racemase), with protein sequence MTSIHYNTQERVAYITLNLPEKRNALNAQTVAELKQAFGQAAADAGVKVVVLGGEGKAFCAGADLAYLQQLQNNTFEENLADSQHLMQLFQQIYTLNKPVIAAINGHALAGGCGLATVCDFSFSVPEAKFGYTEVKIGFIPAIVKVFLLRKIGEGRAKELLLGGQLITAEKAAQWGLINEVVPAEQLNHHVSAYAQMLCTQNSGQSMALTKEMIARVQELPLEEALQYAAAKNAEARATADCRRGISSFLNKENLQW encoded by the coding sequence ATGACCTCCATACATTACAACACGCAAGAGCGCGTAGCCTACATCACGCTAAACCTTCCTGAGAAACGCAATGCCCTAAATGCCCAAACAGTTGCTGAACTGAAGCAGGCTTTTGGGCAGGCAGCAGCAGATGCAGGGGTAAAAGTAGTAGTGCTGGGCGGAGAGGGAAAAGCCTTTTGTGCCGGCGCAGATTTAGCCTACCTTCAGCAGCTTCAAAACAATACTTTCGAAGAAAACCTGGCCGACAGCCAGCACCTGATGCAGCTGTTTCAGCAGATCTATACCTTAAACAAACCTGTGATTGCTGCCATTAATGGGCATGCACTGGCCGGAGGCTGTGGTCTGGCAACTGTCTGTGATTTTTCTTTTTCCGTGCCTGAAGCAAAGTTTGGCTATACCGAGGTGAAAATTGGTTTTATACCTGCCATTGTTAAGGTTTTTTTACTGCGTAAAATAGGAGAGGGCAGGGCAAAAGAATTGCTGCTGGGTGGTCAGCTTATTACAGCCGAAAAAGCAGCACAGTGGGGGCTTATTAATGAGGTGGTACCTGCGGAGCAGTTAAACCATCATGTAAGTGCATATGCGCAAATGCTTTGCACGCAAAACAGCGGCCAGTCTATGGCGCTCACCAAAGAAATGATCGCCAGGGTGCAGGAGCTGCCTCTGGAAGAAGCCCTGCAGTATGCTGCAGCCAAAAATGCCGAAGCGCGCGCAACAGCAGATTGTCGCAGGGGAATTTCCTCTTTTCTGAACAAGGAAAACCTGCAGTGGTAG
- a CDS encoding small-conductance mechanosensitive channel (COG0668 Small-conductance mechanosensitive channel) produces MDIASASELILEKLEKWARAIIHMLPNFALAVLVVVIAYFVAKLVRQIVARLTHRATHHSTLQHLIGNIVFVGIILLGAFIALGLLQLTTAVTSLLAGAGIIGLALGFAFQDIAANFMSGIIMAIRMPFREGDIIEAKDKMGIVTNMNLRSTVIRSFQGQYHIIPNKDVFQNVITNYNTYGKRRVDLPVGISYGDDLEKVKQVVLNAVRGVPKVKLDDPIQFFYKEFGDSSINFEVRFWVDYTKQPDFLEAQSNAIMAIKKAFDENDIMIPFPIRTLDFGIKGGEKLDSMWPETFKSDNR; encoded by the coding sequence ATGGATATAGCCAGCGCATCAGAACTTATTCTGGAAAAACTTGAAAAATGGGCGCGCGCCATCATACATATGCTGCCAAATTTTGCCCTGGCAGTGCTAGTAGTTGTTATTGCGTACTTTGTTGCAAAGTTAGTAAGGCAAATAGTGGCCAGGCTTACGCATCGGGCAACGCATCATTCCACCCTGCAGCACCTGATTGGAAATATTGTATTTGTGGGCATTATCCTGCTGGGGGCCTTTATTGCACTTGGGCTTTTACAGTTAACTACTGCCGTTACCTCCTTGCTGGCCGGTGCCGGTATCATAGGCCTGGCACTTGGTTTTGCCTTCCAGGATATTGCCGCCAACTTTATGTCTGGTATTATCATGGCCATCAGGATGCCCTTCCGGGAAGGCGATATCATTGAGGCAAAGGATAAAATGGGCATCGTCACCAACATGAACCTGAGGTCTACCGTCATCCGCTCCTTTCAGGGCCAGTACCACATCATTCCCAATAAGGATGTGTTTCAGAATGTCATTACCAACTACAACACCTATGGCAAAAGAAGAGTAGATTTGCCTGTGGGGATCTCGTATGGCGATGATCTGGAAAAAGTAAAGCAGGTAGTGCTAAACGCAGTCAGAGGGGTACCAAAAGTAAAGCTGGATGATCCCATCCAGTTTTTCTATAAAGAATTCGGCGATAGCTCCATCAATTTTGAGGTGAGGTTCTGGGTTGATTACACAAAACAACCTGATTTTCTGGAGGCACAAAGCAATGCCATTATGGCCATAAAGAAAGCCTTCGATGAGAATGATATCATGATTCCATTCCCAATCCGCACACTGGATTTTGGCATAAAAGGGGGTGAGAAGCTGGATAGCATGTGGCCTGAAACCTTTAAAAGTGATAACCGTTAA
- a CDS encoding comec/rec2-related protein (COG0658 Predicted membrane metal-binding protein), with protein MQHWLAFPWVRYVCWLTLGVVAAFYMPGWSMPALWFSFTAAVIFMLSAFFLKQNNSFEQLFWGFGAFCMLLGFGYWRTSLAVQVAVPANPDAVHWLAEVEDEPVPTQKSYRFRARIREASGATDGVIALVYIPRNQLTQAPGPGQLLLLKGTVQEVPPPLNPGEFNYQAYLASLGVHHQLFSTAVQQASRQTGPFEWVKQTALGSRRYLLQVVQRLVADREAAGVVSAMVLGHRAALDRSLRQAYADAGVMHVLAVSGLHVGIVYGFLLLLFSRFQKKKWQRWGWLVLCLLVLWLYAWLTGLAPSAMRAALMFSIIALGKASKLKGNIYNSIGLSAFLLLAFNPLLIKQVGFQLSYAAVIGIVYLQPRISRWYQPKEGLYNKVWQLFTVTLAAQLATFPLGLYYFHQFPTYFFISNLLAVPLAFLILAITLLLLLLHWVPWIGVLLGVLVKWLTLGLNQWVQLTEQLPSSRLVALVQSHDVVLMYASIICLLVLARRRSFFWVGVNFSLLILLGVSGFYRTHQLRNQRQILFYQIPGHTLLQFVHGQKEYILPIGELPNEQQLEFHVEPSRIMAGVKPVPVHEQLPQDFPLAVSNLSGVQLVVWHGFTIAVVEGKEHLMLPSQPVQVDVLLLRQNPKAELEMLQQTFRFKYLVLDASNNRWYRQQLSVKANSLDLPFYNTSDTGALIVQL; from the coding sequence ATGCAGCACTGGCTGGCTTTTCCATGGGTTCGATATGTATGCTGGTTAACCTTAGGGGTAGTGGCTGCATTCTACATGCCAGGCTGGAGCATGCCTGCTCTTTGGTTCAGCTTTACAGCGGCGGTAATCTTTATGCTCAGTGCCTTTTTCCTGAAGCAGAACAACAGTTTTGAACAACTGTTCTGGGGCTTCGGGGCTTTCTGCATGCTGCTGGGATTTGGCTACTGGCGCACAAGTCTGGCTGTGCAGGTGGCAGTGCCAGCCAATCCGGATGCAGTACACTGGTTGGCAGAGGTGGAGGATGAGCCGGTTCCAACCCAAAAAAGCTACCGGTTTCGGGCCAGGATCCGCGAAGCATCCGGTGCCACGGATGGAGTAATAGCGCTGGTATACATTCCGCGCAATCAACTCACCCAGGCCCCCGGTCCGGGACAGCTCCTGCTGCTTAAGGGAACTGTACAGGAGGTGCCTCCGCCCCTGAATCCGGGGGAGTTCAACTACCAGGCATACCTGGCATCACTGGGCGTGCACCATCAGTTATTTTCCACTGCAGTGCAGCAGGCTTCCAGGCAGACCGGCCCTTTTGAATGGGTTAAACAGACAGCATTAGGCAGCAGAAGATACCTGTTGCAGGTAGTGCAGCGGCTGGTAGCAGACCGGGAAGCAGCAGGCGTGGTAAGTGCCATGGTACTGGGGCACCGGGCAGCCTTAGACCGCTCTCTGCGGCAGGCGTATGCAGATGCGGGCGTGATGCATGTACTGGCAGTCTCCGGTCTGCATGTGGGAATTGTCTATGGTTTTCTCCTGCTTTTATTCAGTCGCTTTCAGAAGAAGAAATGGCAGCGCTGGGGCTGGCTGGTTCTTTGCCTGTTGGTGTTGTGGCTGTATGCCTGGCTTACCGGCCTGGCACCATCGGCCATGCGTGCGGCTTTAATGTTTTCTATCATTGCCCTGGGCAAAGCCAGCAAACTAAAGGGAAACATCTATAATTCAATAGGCCTTTCTGCCTTTCTGCTGTTAGCCTTCAATCCATTGCTCATCAAGCAGGTGGGCTTTCAGCTAAGCTATGCGGCTGTTATTGGCATTGTGTACCTGCAGCCACGCATCAGCCGGTGGTACCAGCCAAAAGAGGGCCTGTATAATAAAGTCTGGCAACTTTTTACCGTTACCCTTGCTGCCCAGCTGGCAACCTTTCCGCTGGGCCTCTATTATTTCCACCAGTTTCCTACCTACTTTTTTATCAGTAATTTACTTGCAGTTCCGCTCGCGTTCCTAATCCTGGCTATCACCTTGCTGCTGCTGCTTTTGCATTGGGTGCCCTGGATAGGGGTGTTGCTTGGCGTGCTGGTAAAATGGCTGACGCTGGGCCTTAACCAGTGGGTGCAGCTTACAGAACAATTGCCTTCCAGCAGGTTAGTGGCCCTGGTACAAAGCCATGATGTTGTGTTGATGTATGCCAGCATCATATGCCTGCTGGTTTTGGCACGTCGCCGCAGCTTTTTCTGGGTTGGGGTAAATTTCTCATTACTCATATTGCTTGGCGTAAGCGGCTTTTACCGGACCCATCAGCTTCGCAACCAGCGCCAGATCCTGTTTTACCAAATTCCGGGACATACCCTCCTGCAGTTTGTGCATGGGCAAAAGGAGTATATACTGCCAATTGGTGAGCTGCCCAATGAGCAGCAGCTGGAGTTTCATGTAGAACCCTCCCGTATCATGGCTGGGGTTAAGCCTGTGCCGGTACATGAGCAGTTGCCACAGGATTTCCCCCTGGCTGTAAGCAATTTGAGCGGCGTGCAGCTGGTGGTATGGCATGGCTTTACCATTGCAGTGGTGGAGGGAAAAGAACATCTGATGCTGCCATCGCAGCCGGTTCAGGTAGATGTGCTGCTGTTGCGCCAAAATCCGAAAGCAGAGCTGGAAATGCTACAGCAGACTTTCAGGTTTAAATACCTGGTATTAGATGCTTCAAATAACCGATGGTACCGCCAGCAGTTAAGTGTTAAAGCAAATTCTTTAGATTTACCTTTTTACAACACCTCCGATACGGGAGCCCTTATTGTTCAGTTATGA
- a CDS encoding bacteriophytochrome (light-regulated signal transduction histidine kinase) (COG4251 Bacteriophytochrome (light-regulated signal transduction histidine kinase)) codes for MKFMQPDKVFKLFEDQAPGFEGAVDLTNCDREPIHIPGGIQPHGILLVLDESLNICQLSENAEDFFGLRNAYLLGKKLQEVIGETLADEISRRLASLTYQQNFKLRLKEFEEPCEAVMHRNEGCIVLEILTCQPVQKNTTVAQYSQVLQKLQASAGVSQLCQHAAEAIKEITGFHRVMVYQFHDDDHGEVVGEALDSQLDPYMGLHYPASDIPKQARLLYLHNPVRLIPAIHYEPVALVPRENPVNDRPLNLALSVLRSVSPIHLQYLENMGVQASMSVSIILNGRLWGLFACHHQEPYQIPYALQEACYLLGRSFSSILNDKLRIEDESYRSYIRDVQAKLLERMSQAENYTVSLRDQNPTIKDLVSCSGCAICFGDDFYTLGDTPTQEQIMQLTAWLQKEVQEDVFSSRTLSGLYPAAAAFKDKASGLLAVSISRTQREYILWFRPEVIETVRWAGRPDKAVEVGADSIPHLSPRKSFAIWSEEVSGASLPWKTVEEQAAKEIRGMLVDVVLRTSGELKLRAGILARLNKELERSNSELDSFAYIASHDLKEPLRGIHNYSQFLLEDYYDQLDSAGKDKLTTLMRLTLRMEQLIDSLMHYSRLGRADIQKSPVDLNKVLEGVKDSLLVRLEDKKVGITIAESLPVVECDALLVHEIFQNLLSNAIKYNDNEEVKIVVGWFTDERPKHKESRLVFFIKDNGIGIDEQHFGAVFNIFRRLHARQHFGGGTGVGLTIVKKLVERHGGEIWLESGRGEGTTFFFSLQE; via the coding sequence TTGAAATTTATGCAGCCAGATAAAGTATTTAAACTTTTTGAAGATCAGGCGCCTGGCTTTGAGGGAGCAGTAGACCTGACTAATTGCGACCGTGAACCTATACATATACCGGGAGGCATACAGCCACACGGTATACTCCTGGTGCTGGATGAAAGCCTGAATATTTGTCAGTTAAGTGAAAATGCAGAAGATTTTTTTGGTCTTAGGAACGCATATTTGCTCGGAAAAAAGCTGCAGGAGGTAATTGGAGAAACACTGGCTGATGAAATAAGCCGCAGGCTTGCTTCACTCACCTATCAGCAAAACTTTAAACTTAGGCTGAAAGAGTTTGAGGAACCCTGCGAAGCAGTGATGCACCGTAATGAAGGGTGTATCGTACTGGAGATTCTGACTTGCCAGCCAGTACAAAAAAATACTACGGTTGCCCAGTATAGCCAGGTATTGCAGAAGCTTCAGGCAAGTGCAGGAGTAAGCCAGCTTTGCCAGCATGCTGCTGAAGCAATTAAGGAAATCACAGGTTTCCATAGGGTGATGGTATACCAGTTTCATGATGACGACCATGGAGAAGTGGTAGGAGAGGCCCTGGACAGCCAGCTGGATCCGTATATGGGGCTGCATTACCCTGCCTCTGATATTCCAAAACAGGCAAGATTGCTCTACCTCCATAACCCTGTTAGGCTCATACCTGCCATACACTATGAACCTGTTGCCCTTGTGCCCCGGGAAAATCCTGTTAACGACAGGCCACTTAACCTGGCCCTAAGTGTGTTAAGAAGCGTTTCACCCATTCATCTGCAGTACCTGGAGAACATGGGGGTGCAGGCTTCAATGTCTGTGTCTATTATCCTGAATGGCAGGTTGTGGGGCTTGTTTGCCTGTCATCATCAGGAGCCTTACCAGATTCCCTACGCCCTGCAGGAGGCGTGTTATCTGCTTGGCCGCAGCTTTTCTTCCATACTGAATGATAAGTTGCGGATTGAAGATGAAAGCTATCGTAGCTACATCCGGGATGTGCAGGCTAAGCTGCTGGAGCGCATGTCGCAGGCAGAGAATTATACTGTTAGCCTGCGGGATCAAAATCCTACCATCAAAGACCTGGTTTCCTGCAGTGGCTGTGCCATTTGCTTTGGCGATGATTTTTATACGCTGGGAGATACGCCTACTCAAGAGCAGATTATGCAGCTAACGGCATGGCTTCAGAAAGAGGTGCAGGAGGATGTGTTCAGCTCCAGAACTCTTTCTGGCTTATACCCTGCAGCGGCAGCTTTTAAAGACAAAGCCAGTGGTTTGCTGGCCGTTAGTATTTCCCGAACACAAAGAGAATATATTCTTTGGTTCAGGCCGGAGGTAATAGAAACAGTACGCTGGGCCGGGCGTCCGGATAAAGCAGTAGAGGTGGGGGCAGACAGTATTCCGCACTTAAGTCCGCGGAAGTCTTTTGCCATATGGTCTGAGGAGGTGAGTGGTGCTTCGCTGCCCTGGAAAACGGTAGAAGAGCAGGCTGCAAAAGAAATAAGGGGCATGCTGGTAGATGTGGTCCTGCGAACTTCCGGAGAACTTAAGCTAAGGGCTGGTATTCTGGCCCGTTTAAACAAGGAACTGGAGCGGAGCAATAGTGAACTCGACTCTTTTGCCTATATTGCCTCTCATGATTTAAAGGAACCCCTGCGCGGTATTCATAACTACAGCCAGTTTTTACTGGAAGATTATTATGATCAGCTTGATTCGGCAGGTAAGGATAAGTTAACTACCCTCATGCGCCTGACTTTGCGTATGGAGCAGTTAATAGATTCCCTCATGCACTATTCTCGTTTAGGGCGTGCCGATATTCAGAAATCCCCAGTAGACCTGAACAAAGTTTTAGAAGGAGTGAAAGATTCCCTGCTGGTGCGCTTGGAAGACAAAAAGGTTGGCATTACAATTGCAGAGTCTTTGCCGGTAGTGGAGTGCGATGCTCTGCTGGTACATGAGATCTTTCAGAACCTGCTGTCGAATGCCATTAAGTACAATGATAACGAAGAGGTAAAGATAGTAGTAGGCTGGTTTACAGATGAACGCCCTAAGCATAAGGAGAGCCGCCTGGTCTTTTTTATAAAGGACAATGGTATTGGAATAGATGAGCAGCATTTTGGTGCAGTTTTTAATATCTTCAGAAGGCTGCATGCCCGCCAGCATTTTGGAGGCGGCACAGGCGTAGGGCTGACAATTGTAAAAAAACTGGTGGAAAGACATGGGGGCGAAATCTGGCTGGAATCCGGAAGGGGTGAAGGCACAACCTTCTTTTTCTCTTTGCAGGAATAA
- a CDS encoding deacetylase (COG0123 Deacetylases, including yeast histone deacetylase and acetoin utilization protein), translated as MLQLTYTGQYYPALPGNHRFPIAKYALVREQLLYEGLVQPEQLLDPGLCPEAHIVRVHTPEYWQAAKALALPPKAVRELGLPLVPETVLRAQNSVHCTLISAGHALKDGIGIHLGGGTHHAFADRPEGFCLLNDLAVAAAWLLHQAPRRRVLILDLDVHQGNGTASIFQQEPRVFTFSMHCQHNYPLRKEVSDRDVALASGTGDKAYLQLLEEELQHVVSQFRPDIMLYQAGVDVLAGDKLGRLSLSKAACQQRDRLVLRYCRNNSLPLVVTLGGGYHSSLPELIDAHCNTVREAFSVFGY; from the coding sequence GTGCTGCAGCTTACCTACACCGGACAATACTACCCTGCACTACCCGGGAACCACCGCTTTCCTATAGCCAAATATGCACTGGTACGGGAGCAGCTCCTGTACGAAGGGCTGGTGCAGCCGGAGCAGTTACTGGACCCCGGCCTATGTCCGGAAGCGCATATTGTGCGCGTACATACCCCCGAATACTGGCAGGCTGCCAAAGCACTGGCCCTGCCGCCAAAAGCAGTGCGTGAGCTGGGCCTGCCGCTGGTGCCGGAAACCGTGCTGCGAGCACAAAACAGTGTGCATTGTACCCTGATCAGTGCCGGGCATGCCCTGAAAGATGGTATTGGCATTCACCTGGGAGGCGGAACCCATCATGCCTTTGCCGACAGGCCAGAGGGATTCTGCCTCCTGAACGATCTTGCTGTAGCAGCCGCCTGGCTGCTGCACCAGGCTCCCCGCAGGCGGGTGCTTATCCTGGATCTTGATGTACACCAGGGAAACGGCACTGCTAGCATTTTTCAGCAGGAGCCCCGGGTGTTTACCTTCAGCATGCACTGCCAGCATAACTACCCGCTAAGGAAGGAAGTATCTGACCGGGATGTAGCCCTGGCTTCTGGTACCGGTGATAAGGCATACCTGCAACTGCTGGAGGAGGAGCTGCAGCACGTAGTATCACAGTTCAGGCCCGATATCATGCTTTATCAGGCAGGTGTGGATGTGCTGGCCGGTGATAAACTGGGCAGACTTTCGCTTAGTAAAGCAGCCTGCCAGCAGCGCGACAGACTGGTGCTCCGTTATTGCCGCAATAACAGTCTGCCGCTTGTAGTTACGCTGGGCGGAGGTTATCACAGCTCGCTGCCAGAGCTAATCGATGCACATTGTAATACGGTACGGGAAGCGTTTTCTGTATTCGGTTATTAA